Genomic DNA from Hordeum vulgare subsp. vulgare chromosome 2H, MorexV3_pseudomolecules_assembly, whole genome shotgun sequence:
GGCAATTACGTGAAGCTCCAGCGGCAACAATATCGGCTGGCCATCTACATGTGCATGATGGAGAGGGAGGACGGTGACTTCCCGATGAATGGACTGTATTTTTTGTGTGGATGTTCTTGTAATGCTGGTGTTCAAGAAATACAAACCTTCGGCTCCTTTGAAAAAATAATGTTCATTTTTTTACCAGCTTTCTTTAATTCTTCCAATTTTGTATGTGTAGATGTAATCATCTGTCGCCACAATTTTTGAAAGCACCAAAGAGGATGTGCAAAATTGCTTTCTCTTTCCCGAGAATAAGGAGCCTGCATGGCGGGATGCATGCAACATGTGGTTCAACAAGTTGCAGGGCCGGGAGGGGTTTATATATACACACAAAGATGAGCACCATTTGCATCTTACGCTTCATTTAAAATGGAGATGAccttggccctgtttggatccatgagctagagttagtttgagctagtttGGGTTCAACTAGCCTTAAAGTATCCAAACACAAGGGTTAGATTGAAGCTAGTTGCATCTAACCCACCTAAAAAAACTagcccacccaagaggtgctaattggagctagttctcatggagttcattaaaaaatatttttttctctttctcccaccagccaagagatgctaattggagctagttctcatggAACCCATTAAAAAATCACTTTTCTCTTTTCATAAAGTGcatctattgtcaatctaacccttccatccaaacacctatttggctagagttagtttaaggttagtcatgagctagaaactaactctaaccactagctaagctagagtatccaaacagggccaaggTCATCTCCATTTTAAATGAAGCGTAAGATGCAAATGGTGCTCATCTTTGTGTGTATATATAAACCCCTCCCGGCCCTCATCTGAACGTACACTCAGTGAGACAACCAAGCTAGCATACACCACACCAGTTGAGCTAATCTTAGCTACCTAGCTAACAGCGAAGCGGCTAAGCAAGCTCGAGCTCGCCTTGGAATGGAGGCCGAGATGTACGTCCACGCCGCCGAGCCCCTCAGGGCGAACATGGCCACGTGCATCCCGAGgctgcgcggcggcggcggcgtccggCGGCGGCCGCGGCAGCACGGCGCTCCTCCGCCCACGACGGCGTCGGCGTCCGTGATGGAACGCGTCCGGGAGGTGCTGCTGCGGCTGGCGATGCTGTCGGCGGCGTCCTCGTCGTCACCCAAGGCCGGCGCTCGCCTCCAGCAGCACACGACGGCCGCGGCGCCGACGAGGGCCGCGTCGGTCCGCATGAGCCCGTCCTACTCCGAGTCGTACCCGAGCGACGCCGTGGACGACTGCATCGAGTTCCTGAAGCGCTCGGCGGCAGGCAATGGCGGCGGCAGCGCCTCCGCGGCCGCCGTGCCGGAGTCAGTGAGCTCGGCCCGGCCGCCGGCGGCGTTGCACGCGTGATCTGCATGCATGTGACGTGCCACTAGCTGGAATCTTAATTATTCTGCGAGATCCACGAATGAGTTGGTGTATGTTTGACTGTTGGTACATGTGGATGTTTGTTGGGTGGtggttgcatgcatgcatgcatgtgtagtGTGGTAGACGTTGGCGTACGTGTTGGATGTATATAAGCAGAGTTTTGTGGCAATTTACCTCAACTTGTCAAGTGGAATTACAATTAATATtacatgcatgtatgtatgtatgtgtgtatgtggggGTGGTTATGTGGAATATGCTTTCTGTGCATGAGCTAGCTAGCATTCGTTTTATCCGTTGGAAACATGCATGCATGATGCAAAGCCATCagccatgtactccctccgttcctaaatataaggcctTGTAAAAATTGcattatggactacatacgaatgtatatagacatattttaaagtatatattcactcattttgctccgtatatagtctatagtaaaatctttacaaggtcttatatttaggaacggagggagtatagtaCTGTATCAGTTATTAGTTGATGGTGCACATGCACCAACAGTTTTGGGATGAGTTTCAATTCCCAGCTGATATTCTTCCATATAGATAGATACAAACACAAGATCTGTCTTCAAGTCTGCTTGATCAGATGGTGAAGCTGTTGTGACCTCGCTGGCAAGATTCATGGTTGGTATAGTTAGGGTTCACAAAAGCCACGTAACAGGGCTGTACTGGACAACTGGTGTTGGGATCATATAGACAATGATCGTGAGTAGGGTTTTAGTTTGCCGGTGTTGCTCGACATTAGAGCGGATGCACGTGACATTGTAAAGGAGCTAGCTATGAGAGTCTACTTAATTACAGAGTCGTGAGGGAGGTAAATATCTTGTTGGAGGGGCTTTGAAGGTAATTAAGATGGTGGCTTAGGGGTCTAATGTGGTGTGCTATATGAGTGAGGAACCGGATGGTATTCGATTGGTAGTGTTCAAACcaagtttttttttaatttttttaagagGAGTAGAACgaagattttatttttattttttaagaggGGTAGCACACGAGAGGCCCCCACGTCGTCCCAGCGTCGGGCGACTCGGGCGACATCCTAACCCCGGCCGCCGGGGCGTatcctccctcctcccctccttccaGAGGCGCCAAGGGACACCGCCGGTCTAAGCCCCGGGGACGACATCGGTGGCAGAGGACATCGTCTTTCTAACGCGGATCTGGGTTTGCGCAGGCCCCGAATCATGTAGAGATGCGCCTGATCCGATCGGCAAAGGTGATGGCTGTGGCGCGGCGGCGTTGGAGGCAGCGCGGGCTACAGGCATGGCGACCAGCCCTTTTCAGGCGGCGACGAGCTGCGGCCGGCCGCGACGGCGGCGCTCCATCTACCTTTGGATCAGCGGTGGCGGCGTGTAGGGCCCGGTGGTCGCGTGGGCGGCACCTCCGGTTAGATCTGTTCAGGCCGATGTAGTCGCTGGTGGTGGTCATATCTTCCGTCAGAGGTGGCCGGCCTACAGCTGGGTAGTCGGATCTCGATATTCGTCATCTAGTTCCGGCTACGAGTTGGCGAGACATAGTTGCCGGTGAAAACCGGGCCGTTGGCGGGCGATGGCGGCGTTTTGcgtcgttaccttgatgaaggcgtCGTCGTCGACCCACTCGTATTTCTTCGGataaaaccctaggatctggtcttccagatcggacgatgtcgGTACTACGGTGCCATTTcttttcttgggagcatcgtttgtgaagCAGCGCTGAAagacagaggcaggaggtggagaggctaCGTCTTGCACGAAGGTTCgatggagctgtcaagtcatgcatggccgacaggtgctacgctgagtcgtGCCTAGTTGGTAGGTGCTACGCCCGGCATATCTTCCAGAGTCTTTTGTCTGGGCAGACGAGCGCATGTCAGTGGCGGGGTTGGGCActctggtggcgtcgacggatgtccGAACTGGCAAGGATGAGGCGGATATCTTTCCTGAAAATGGGACAATGGTCTcatgatgatggcggcttctgaacgtgtgcatgtggtgtgcaCTTTTGGTAGACTGCATCGACtgttggtcccgatacgttatgtggattaaTTAACGACGACATCGATTTTAGATATGAAAAGTGAGAGCACTCCgcattatcgagtttgtaggtgtgagttaTAACTTCGGACAGATTGATATATATACTTGTCAGCCCTTTGTGAAATGGTTAATAAAGGTGGctacatgcatcgattgatgcagcggGCCGGAGTTTAGCCTCTTTTTCAATAAAATTATATGGAAACGAATGTCGCACATTTTCCctcccaaaaaagaagaagaatatggcATATCTTGTAATACGTTCACAATGGACATGGTAGAGAAGCAGAGCTGTGTTGGACCGGAAACAAATCAAAATGAACTTAACATATAGTAAGTCTGTAAGTAGTGATTAAAAATTCTCTATGCATGAAATGAAAATAAATATCAGTGCAcacagagaaaaggcataatgaaATATGGATTAATTAAGTAAATTAAATAAAGATTCCTTGGATAAATTCACAGCGACCTGGAATCAACTGTGGTCTAATCACAACCAATTTCATGTTCCCGTTCTAATGTACTAACCCAATCATAATGATACAGGGACCCAACAAACATGTTTTCTTGTAAATTCGTACATCTACTATTCTTTAGGCAAAAAATTGTATCTAGTTTGGTTTGTATTTCCATGGGCCCTTTCAAAACTACATCTGGACGTACCCCACCACAAACCGTATACCAAATATGGGCCGGGCTATGGACTCAGGTTGTTGTTCAAATAGTCGGGGTCTCCGCACACCCTCTTGGGAagacttgggccggcccagtttcaCTTAACGAATGTTACCCgcaccttttttttccttttctttttctgttttaaggttatatttttttaaaaaagttcatgttTAAACTTATTCCTGAAGTACAGAAAATGTTCTtgcttttatattttttctaaaattacAAATAATTGccgtttaaaaaaaatcataactTCGAAAAATGTTAgagatttttaaaaaatgtttgatattttcaaaaaatgttcgtgattttttaaaaaatattctatTTTGTTGGTTCACATTTTCTATATTTTgttttgaatttataaaattgtCCTCATGTCCAAAATTTTGTTCACAGTTTATATTGAAATGATTGTGGTTCAAATTGTAAACACGAAATacaaaaaatgttcttgctttcgttttcaaaaatgttcgtgtttcaaaaattgttctcatATACACAAAACTGCAGgatcttttaaaaaatgttccttttTTCATAAATTGGTCGCGATTTTCCAAACATGTTCTAGTTTTCACATTCTTATAAATAATGTTCCTGTTTTATGAAAAAAGTTTTCCTTTTTTAATTTGTGTTCACAAATAGAaaacttgttcaaattttgttcaccaattctataaatgttcatgatttgaaattttttgggaatttaaaaaaatgttcttcaaTTTCTAAATATGTTTGCCTTTTGAAAAAATGTAAGTTCGAAAACTGTTCATGTTTAATTTTTTTTACATAAGTTGAATAAATGTTCCCACTTCAAAAAATTATTTACAAAATTTAAAAAACATCCTTTTTTATAAATTGGTCACAATTTAAAAAAAACGTTATTGTTTTCACATTTTTATAAAACAATGTTACTGTTTTACGAAAAATGTCTCTTTTTAAAACTTTATTCACAAATTGGAAACTTGTTCCGATTTTGTTGACCAAATCTATTTTTTTCACGATTTGAAAATATGGAATTTTAAAAATTTGTCTTCTTTTACTAAAAAATGTTTGCCTTTTGAAAAAGTGTACATATGATCAAAAAATGTCTGTGTTTCAAAAAGTGTACAtaaattgaaaaaatgttctcgCCTCAA
This window encodes:
- the LOC123429014 gene encoding uncharacterized protein LOC123429014 — its product is MEAEMYVHAAEPLRANMATCIPRLRGGGGVRRRPRQHGAPPPTTASASVMERVREVLLRLAMLSAASSSSPKAGARLQQHTTAAAPTRAASVRMSPSYSESYPSDAVDDCIEFLKRSAAGNGGGSASAAAVPESVSSARPPAALHA